The stretch of DNA TGTTTTGTGATCTGTGTTCTTTACTCAGGAACATATTTTACCTAttgtatagtttttatttaaaacctCATGTAATTTATCTAGTTTCTGTcttaaaacaattgaaaataaatcCACTCTAAGTGTTTCTCCTACATGCATATTTTCTCTACAGGATTCACTTCTGAGATAAATGCTGCTTTTTGACTGCATTGCCATGCAGATCTAAAGGTAGCTATGTAAGATGTAGCTGTAGTTTCCAGGAGGGAAAGTGTGGCACAGCAAAGTTCCTCCTGGTACTGATGTCAGCCAAACTGCTTCCTTTCTCTACTTGTGGGATCTTGGACAACACAGTTGGTTTTTTGGgtttcatctatgaaatgagcATGAGAATATCGACTCGAATTATGTCACAGAATTTGTGAGGATGAACTGATAGAGTATATCAAAGTGTTTTGTAAAAGATGAAGAGCTTTACTAATGGAAGATATCAATAATATTAACTGACATCAATTATATTCTACTGTGTGCAAAGATGCTTTTCTGATTAGTCTCATTTATTCATCACAGCCACTTTGTAATGAAAGTATTATCCTtagctcaatttttaaattacaaaaagtaaaaaaagaaagatgaaataatttgcaTAAGCTCATATAGTTAGTGATGGTACTTAGATTTGAAATCAATCCATCTGATTCCAGAGTGTTGGCCCTTCTCCTTTACAGTAGTAGAAAAGTATGGGTCCTGCAGTTAGCCTGAATGTCATCAAATACCATCTCCATCTAAGTTACCCTTTATGCCTGCTTCATCCTTAGTAAATTGGAGATGCAGTAATACTGAATTGACTCTTTGGGTTGTCATGAGTTGTTAAATAAAGTCATTTATATAAAAGGACCTAGGATAGTGCCTAGCACAAAACAAGTGGctcaaaatattaattattattcctTTCAGTGTTGTCCATAAGAACAAACCCAGTCATGGAAAATTTACACATCTAAACTTgggaaactaggagttcccatcatggcgcagcgggaacaaatctgactcagaaccatgagattgcatgttcgatccctggcctctctcagtgggttaaggctccagtgttgctgtgagctatggtgtaggtcacagacatggcttggatctgatgttgctgtggcataggccagcagctgtagctccgattcaacccctagcctgggcaactccatatgctgagggtccccccccccaaaaaaaaagacaaatttgggAAATGAATACATTCACTTTATCTTTTCTTGTAGTATTGTTTTCCCATGTGCTCATGCTCTTACTTTTCACAGAATCTTGAACATACGTAATGTTtggttttagaaataaattttattttgtgaggGAGTAAGTAGCAATTGAGAGAGATTCAGTGTTTGGTCACTTAACAAGGGTTTAAAGGCAGCTAGCAAATACCATAACTCATACCTCAAGGTAAAAAATatggactttcttttttcattttctcagaggatatcacaattttttaaaatttttatttaaaatatagttgatttacaattttgtgtcattttctgctaTATAACAGAGTCactcagctatatatatatatatatactcatacacacacacatcttttttcatattattttccatcatggtttatccctagagattagatataattccctgtgctatatagtttatccattttaaatattatagtttgcatctactaactccaaactcccagtccatccaactccctcccccttcccccttggcaaacacaagtctgttctccatgtctgtaagtgtgtttctctttttgtagataggttcatttgtgccatattttagactccacatataaatgacaaatagggatttcccatcgtggcccagcagaaaggaatctgactaggaaccatgaggttgcaggtttgatctctggcctctctcagtgggttaaggatctggcatttccatgagctgtgtgatttaggtcacagatgtggcttggatctggcattgctgtggctgtgtcctagactggcagctatagctccaattcaacccctaacctgggaacctctaaatgccgcaggtgtggccctaaaaaaaagccccccccccaaaaaaaaaccctgacatacggtatttgtctttctctttctgacttacttcacttagtatgagaatctctaattgcatccatgttgctgcaaatggcattattttgtccttgttcatgctgagtagtattccattgtatatatgtaacacatcttcttaatccattcctctgttgatggacatttaggttgtcacccagtcctggctattgtgaatagcgcttcTATAACATaagagtacatgtatctttttgaattatatttttttctgaatgtatacccaggagtggattgctagtaattctcattttaattttatgaggaatctcaatactgttttccatagtggtaataccaatttacatgcccaccaacagtgtaggagagttttcCTTTCtacataccttctccagcattgttatttgtagacttattaatgatggccattctgactggtgtgagagcATACCTCACTCAACACAATTACTTTTAAACATCACCTTGCTGTGTTCTTTTGAAAATCTAcatgattacaaaaaaaaaaaaaagaaacaaacaaacaaaaagaactctATCTTTTTACTGCTActaaactctctctctctatctggAATACAGTTTGGCTTTGAAAAAATGTCATATACAGGTTGTAATGTTATACTATGAAAGTGTTGTGAAGCAGTCATTGTGATTGGGGTTATAAGATGAGATCATAAAAACCAGTGGCGACATGAACATAGTAACTTATGAACACAAGGTAGTGAGTCTGACACTATGGTGGAAATATTTCTTGCCTTGATGACCTATTCTTTTTGAGCCCTTTCCCTATTTGATCTCAGGAAAATTCAAAGTCATGTAATCTGGATAAGGGTATAGGGTTAGAAAACATCCTCAATGGACTAGAGAAGTGAGAAATTTTATGGCAGAGTACTGATAAGTAAGATTGATAAGGAGCTTTAGAACTCACATGaaaagaaatagttttctttatgtttagaatggttaagcaatgagatcttagtatacagtacagggaactatattcaatctctttcatatctaatgaaaaagaagaatgtgtatatatgtatgaatgtgtcactatgctataaagcagaaattggcacagcattgtaaatcaactgtactttaataaaagtaaaaaatataaaatgaaaaaattaagctGCAAAATAGTATATACAGTAAGAGCCCATGGGGTGGGGTCAAGGGGAAGACCAAAtaggtgtgtgtgtacatgttactgtgtatacatttttctaaaatgtgggACATGctgatttattgtttttataatttaaaatattaaaatttcattttaatagtaTTTAAGAGACAGGCAGATGAGAAGGAAACTGCAAAGAATcctaagaaagagagaagggaagaaaatgaagacagaagGAAGCTTCTTGCCTAATCCTACCTATGTCTTATCTCACTTAATGCTAAAGGAGTTTAACTCCAGGTGAAAAATCAGGGTAAGGCTAACCATCTTACacagttggtaggaatgtaaactggtccaaccactatggaaaacagtatggaggttcctcaaaaaactaaaaatagaactaccttatgatccagcagtctcacttCTGGAAatctaactggaaaaaaaaaaacatattttgaaaagatacatgcatccccatgttcactgcagcactatttacaatagccaagacatggaagcaaccaaaatgtccaccgTGAGAAGAGTagataagatgtggtacatacatacaagggaatattactcagccataaaaagaatgaagtgatttgcagcaacatggatggatctagagattatcatactaagtgaagttagtcagacagtgaaaggaaaacatcaatggagttcccatcgtggtgcagtggttaacaaatctgactaggaaccatgaggttgtggttcggtccctgcccttgctcagtgggttaacgatcggcattgccgtgagctgtggtgtaggttgcagacgcggctcggatcccgcgttgctgtggctctggtgtaggctaatggctacagctccgattcgacccctagcctgggaatctccatgtgctgcgggagcagcccaagaaatagcaaaaaaaaaaaaaaaaaaaagaaaagcatcaagcatgacagccagggcaacacaggatctaagccccTTCTgtgacgtacatcacagctcatgccaaagccaaatccttaccccactgagtgatgccagggatcgaacccccatcttcatggatatgagTCTGATCATTCCCactacgccacagtgggaactccaatcaatgATCGTTTTTAGAGTTTAATTACTAGTAATGATCAtgtcacaaaaataataaagtcatatACAGTAACCACAatcagaaaagaatatatttccttcctttatttataaCTTGCTAAGCAAACaaccaaaatgacaaaattataattttattgatggaTGACAGAACTATTAATGTAAATTATCAtgtaaaaggaattttttaaattaaatgtttttttttatcctttatttttaaattaatttttgctttttaaggctgcacctgttgcatatggaagttctggggctaggggtcaaattggagctgcacctggcagcctgcaccacagccacagcaatgtaggatccaagctgtgtctgcaacctacaccacagctcatggccacaccatattcttaactgactgagcaaaggcagggattgaacctgtatacTCTTaggtactagtcaagttcataacccactgagccacagtgggaacaccaagaTAGTTTTTAATCACTGATAAATGAACTATTTGAACAACATCCAAATGGGtacatttcttatttaatatgCAGTGTAAGTGCAAAGAGGAACCCCACACTTCCATTTATCTATATAATTTCAGCACTTTATAAGTGACACCATAGATTCTTAATTTCATAGGCTGATATAAATTAATATCACTAGACCCATATTTGAAGATTTGGATAATGATACAATTCAGGTTGGTTTTCATCAGACTCTACTGACCTGATCATAGAGGGGTCATCTAATATGTCTTAGAATATACTGAAGCTCCCCAGAACTTTCCTCAGGGCGCCTTTATCTCCTTATTCCGGAAACTATAGATGAAGGGATTGAAGAGTGGGGTCACCATAGCATAGAACAAAGTTGCAACTTTCTGCATTGCAGCAGAATGTCCGAGTCCTGGGCTCACATATATGACCATCAGAGATCCATAGAACAGTGATACCACAGCCAAATGAGACCCGCAAGTGGAGAAGGCCTTATGTCTCCCAGTGGCTGAAGGCATCCGTAACACAGCTGTTAGGACAAGGGTATAGGACCCAAGGATGAAGAGAAAGTTACCAATGATAACTAAAGAGCTTAGAGTGTAACAAAGCAGTTGAGTTGCTGGGGCAGAGACACACGCCAGTGCAAATAGTGGTCCTGGGTCACACACAACATGGTCAATAATGTTTGATCCACAGAAGGACATCTGAGAGATGAGAACAATGGGGATCAGGAACCACAGAAACCCACAAGCCCAGCAGGTCATGACCAGTTTGGTACAGAGATGCCCAGTCATGAGATTAGGGTAGTGCAAGGGACGGCAGATAGCGAGGTACCGATCAAAGGCCATGACAGCCAAAAGTAAGCATTCACTTgttcccaaagaaaaaaagaaataaaattggaggAACATCCAACAAAGGAGATGGTCTTTTTGTCTGAGAGGAAGTTGATTAACATCTTGGGTGTTGTAGACGAGACATACCAGATTTCTAGAAAGGAGAAATTCCCCAGGAACATATACATGGGGATGTGGAGTCGCCGGTCACAGCATAACGCACAAACAATGGCCCCATTGCCTGTTATGGTCAGAGCATATGTTGTAAGGaaagtgagaagaggaggatCTGAATCTTCCACTCACAAGAAAAACCTAGGAGTATAAATTCTCTTACAAAAGCAAAGCTGGAATCTGGCTCAGAGACGTTCATGGGGTCGATCACCTGCAAGGTCAAGAGACACATATTTATCAGTTAGGACTAGTTTCAAATGTGTTGCTGTTAAGAATGACGAGAAGGCTCATTTTTCAAGAGCGTCCTCATTTAGGAAGAGAATGTAGTCTACTTGCTCTTGGCTATATACTCTGTGTTCTGGGCATAGTAGGCAGCTGGCTGCACAGAAAGAAACTTTTGCCTGCTTCTGTATCTCTCCCTTACAATGACACAactagagaaatttattttatttccttttttggcagtttaattttttgaaattttttattatgatggatttacaatgttctatcaatttctgctatgtagcacagtgacccagttattctatatatatatatatattcatattctttttgtctatcctccatcatgttttttgtagaaatatatatatatagaatatatatatatttgtagtgTTTcttgtagaaatatatatatattctgaatatatatatattctctatatatatatattctttttctctatcctccatcatgtttctatacagcaggatctcattgcccatccactccaaatgcagcagtTTTCATTTACAAATGCTAGACTCCCAATGCaacccactacctccccctccccactggcaaacacaagtctgtcctacaTTTTGTAAGCTTGTTATTTTGGGGGGACTGAGATGATCTGTGATAGTCTCTGAGTAGCATATAACACAGAGTTAACACTTAATAAGTATACTATTTTCTAATCCTAATCCCATTCTATGGTAAAATAGACTTGGTAGAGAGTTTTATGACTTACATCTCAGTTAAATATATTACTTATcattcaaatatgaaaaaaatggacatatttCATAGTAAGTTGGTACTAATCATTTCAAGGCCAATTTCTGCATTTCTTGTTGCTGTTAGATTAAGCATTATAAAACTGTAATACCATAATTTTACTTACCAACATTGACTTTTAATACTGTAATGTTGTAGTATTTCTtgtagaaaagaatagctttatgtTTTCactaaatcttttatttaaacagaagtttgcgaaaaaaaaaaaaaaaaaaaaaaaaaaaaaaacaaaaaaaaaaaaaacctaggtatgggatttattttttgaagtatttttttcccacaaaattttggtattgattttctttatatgctattttaaagaaaaaaatttcaaagctgAGAAAAGTCAAATGCTTTCTTTGCCATAAGTAAACGTCcttcattttacattctcatggAAAAGACTCCAGGGACCTGAGTTCTCTGAAATATTTTGGGTGTAGTGATTTGCAAGGATATGAGTCCTAAAAGTTGTGAGAgctcacaaaattttaaaaaggaattttttcccATCTGTTCTCCACACCAGTGCTTTGAGAAGGTTTTTATAATGATTTAGTGggagcttgtttttcttttagttataAGAATCCTTTTAAAACTGCTCAAGTTCAGGAGAATTTATAAATCAACATAAAGCAATTATGAAATGAAAGAGATTAGCATAGAGCTgtctctgctgtgcagaaaatagAGCTTCATGGTTTTGATATTAACCAAATCTCTAAGGATCTGTTTAATAAATCTTATCCTTCCATCTCCAGCTGGACAAAGACATTATTGCAACACAAAAATTAAGATTGCACTTTTATTATCACAGGTTCTCCTGGGACTTGGCCTCCGTAGCATTAGGAATGTCCTCTTCCAAGccaatggttttttaaaaagttaaactattGCACATTCCCTGAGGAATCAGTAAAGAGCAGTAACAACTTTTCTGGGGCAACTTTTCTCTTGCCCAACTGAAATACGGATTCCAAGAAGTCTCCAGAAGACACAGTTTGAGGAGCATTAGGAGACAACTTATCACCAAAAGTTCTGATCTGAAGTTCAGGAGCATTTCAAATATACTGAATATATTGAATGTATATGACTAAATTTCAAATATAGTCGCATAGATTATAGGATACAGAAGTGCTGTGCAGAGAGGTCATTAAGGCAAATGTTGAGGTATAGATAGTGTAGGACCTTGATGATAAAAACTTGGAGAATTTAGAAATGAGATTTATAAAGGCAGCATGGTAGAATTCTTTAGATTTGAGAGAAAAGAGCAAGAAGTCTCAGTATTTGAGTTGACTGACTGAAACACTTCAGATGAACATGTGATGGCCCAACTGATGTCATTAAATAGTGCccctttcatttttatgtgtttggaGTCTACATATTATGAGTAAAACACCCAGGTGGGAATGCATGCTCATATCATATAGTGTAACATGATGTGAGGAGATCAGGAATCTATGCCTTGGAACACTATTCGGTGAACCACAGACTCACAAGTACGTGCTTAGCTGCTTTATATGTGTTTTTCTTGTCTCCCTGTTCTGATTCCCAGAATATGCAAAAGTTATCACTCTTAACATAGAGGTTCCCA from Sus scrofa isolate TJ Tabasco breed Duroc chromosome 7, Sscrofa11.1, whole genome shotgun sequence encodes:
- the LOC100154563 gene encoding LOW QUALITY PROTEIN: olfactory receptor 11H12-like (The sequence of the model RefSeq protein was modified relative to this genomic sequence to represent the inferred CDS: inserted 2 bases in 2 codons) codes for the protein MCLLTLQVIDPMNVSEPDSSFAFVREFILLGFSCEWKIQILLFSXFLTTYALTITGNGAIVCALCCDRRLHIPMYMFLGNFSFLEIWYVSSTTPKMLINFLSDKKTISFVGCXLQFYFFFSLGTSECLLLAVMAFDRYLAICRPLHYPNLMTGHLCTKLVMTCWACGFLWFLIPIVLISQMSFCGSNIIDHVVCDPGPLFALACVSAPATQLLCYTLSSLVIIGNFLFILGSYTLVLTAVLRMPSATGRHKAFSTCGSHLAVVSLFYGSLMVIYVSPGLGHSAAMQKVATLFYAMVTPLFNPFIYSFRNKEIKAP